The following are encoded together in the Cyanobacterium aponinum PCC 10605 genome:
- a CDS encoding folate/biopterin family MFS transporter yields MFINTYWLKNLREFIESKILFGNKLTPELFAILTVYFVQGILGLARLAVSFFLKDDLLLSPAQVSALMGIAAIPWITKPVIGFLSDGKPIFGYRRRSYLLLSGVLGAIAWLSLATIVNNLTGAIIAILCTSLSVAISDVIVDSVVVERAKSESVAQAGSLQSVTWGFSAIGGLITAYFSGLLLEHFSNSQVFLITACFPLLVVGIAGLIIEQPVVEKKDIGDFKEQIKQIWHTFKQKTILYPVIFVFLWQMTPSADSAFFFFSTNELGFTPEFLGRIRLITSLASLIGIWCYQQWLKQISFRVILGWSVVLSSLLGMTSLILVTHLNRQWGIDDHWFSLGDSLVLTVMGQIAFMPVLVLSARLCPEGIEASFFALLMSIWNLGGLLSHELGALLTQWLGVTETNFDRLWLLLLITNLSTLLPLPLLKLLPNEDPQGHVSGENLPVSEIYEHHLSGASINTEMLPDVMTNFSQK; encoded by the coding sequence ATGTTCATCAACACATATTGGTTAAAAAATTTAAGAGAATTTATCGAGTCGAAAATATTATTTGGAAATAAGTTAACACCCGAATTATTCGCTATTCTGACGGTTTATTTTGTCCAAGGTATTTTAGGATTGGCACGATTGGCGGTTAGTTTTTTTCTCAAGGATGATTTACTGCTTTCTCCTGCTCAAGTGTCAGCTTTAATGGGAATAGCGGCTATTCCTTGGATAACCAAGCCTGTTATTGGTTTTTTGAGCGATGGGAAGCCTATTTTTGGTTATCGTCGTCGTAGTTATTTACTCCTTTCTGGAGTTTTAGGTGCGATCGCATGGTTAAGTTTAGCTACCATTGTGAATAACTTAACAGGGGCAATTATTGCAATTTTATGTACATCTTTGTCGGTGGCTATTAGTGATGTCATTGTTGATTCGGTAGTAGTGGAAAGGGCAAAATCTGAATCTGTTGCCCAAGCTGGTTCACTACAATCAGTTACATGGGGTTTTTCTGCCATTGGGGGTTTAATCACTGCTTATTTTAGTGGATTATTGCTAGAACATTTTAGTAACTCTCAGGTGTTTTTAATTACCGCTTGTTTTCCTCTTTTAGTTGTGGGGATTGCAGGATTAATTATTGAGCAACCTGTTGTTGAAAAAAAGGATATAGGAGATTTTAAAGAACAAATTAAGCAAATATGGCATACTTTCAAACAAAAAACCATTTTATATCCTGTTATCTTTGTCTTTCTCTGGCAAATGACTCCTAGTGCTGATTCTGCATTTTTCTTTTTCAGTACTAATGAGTTAGGATTTACCCCTGAGTTTTTGGGTAGAATCAGACTGATAACCAGTTTAGCCTCATTAATTGGAATATGGTGCTATCAACAATGGCTTAAACAAATTTCTTTTCGGGTAATACTTGGTTGGAGTGTGGTTTTATCTTCTCTTCTCGGCATGACTAGCCTAATTTTAGTGACTCATCTTAATCGCCAGTGGGGTATAGATGATCATTGGTTTAGTTTAGGAGATAGTCTTGTTTTAACAGTGATGGGGCAAATTGCCTTTATGCCCGTACTTGTTTTATCCGCAAGATTATGCCCAGAAGGAATTGAGGCGAGTTTCTTTGCTTTGTTAATGTCTATTTGGAATTTAGGGGGCTTACTTTCCCATGAATTAGGGGCATTATTAACCCAGTGGTTGGGAGTGACGGAAACTAATTTTGATCGTCTTTGGTTACTTTTACTAATAACAAATTTATCTACTTTATTACCCTTACCTTTACTGAAATTGTTACCTAACGAAGACCCTCAAGGTCATGTTTCTGGGGAAAATTTACCTGTTTCGGAAATATATGAACATCATCTTTCAGGGGCAAGTATTAACACAGAAATGCTACCAGATGTAATGACTAACTTTTCTCAAAAATAG